A genomic region of Danio aesculapii chromosome 21, fDanAes4.1, whole genome shotgun sequence contains the following coding sequences:
- the c21h18orf54 gene encoding LOW QUALITY PROTEIN: lung adenoma susceptibility protein 2 (The sequence of the model RefSeq protein was modified relative to this genomic sequence to represent the inferred CDS: deleted 1 base in 1 codon) has protein sequence LFFLPVLCSVLKSSLTDRELSFLNIPTRRDCDGLSLTTDDLLDLPNDGSLPVTRTSALLTRSESFPVGHSFNSRPCSHLRPTFPKCSLCPPAELAKTIHGGHLRSHRQAPPPNIRPHNRRLPLDTPTYRNLPRWMSSHRVPPWVTELEESRSQTEVKSHSGEAISLRELRYQHIHSHALQTANTPPLFKDDRIGSLISRAERMLSSPSFAVSEAVKELNTSADTEEALDADRSWDNPPVAFKSPVPVGIAEEPPAAEDLQRSKSAASRSSGYSSRNHPGPVEALKHMLYRLQAVEQKISQSQHSITDSAETAEQETEAVDAGSGESLQRALHHLDRLKTLVDDMNDRKGRAGNDGIDSTDCTRIST, from the exons ttatttttcCTCCCTGTATTGTGTTCAGTTCTGAAGTCGAGTCTGACGGACAGAGAGCTGAGTTTCTTGAATATCCCCACCAGGAGAGACTGTGACGGGCTCAGTTTGACCACTGATGACCTGTTGGATCTCCCGAATGATGGTTCTCTCCCAGTGACGCGCACCTCCGCCCTCCTGACCCGATCTGAGAGCTTTCCAGTGGGACACAGCTTCAACTCTCGGCCCTGCTCTCATCTGCGG CCTACTTTTCCCAAATGCTCTCTGTGTCCACCTGCAGAGCTGG CAAAAACCATCCATGGTGGCCATTTACGATCACACCGTCAAGCTCCGCCTCCGAATATCCGCCCACATAATCGGAGGCTTCCATTAGACACGCCCACATACCGGAATTTGCCACGCTGGATGAGCAGCCACAGAGTTCCCCCATGGGTCACGGAGCTGGAGGAGAGCAGAAGTCAGACAGAGGTCAAAAGTCACTCAGGAGAAGCCATCAGCCTGAGGGAGCTGCGTTAtcaacacatacactcacacgcACTCCAGACGGCAAACACACCACCACTTTTCAAAG ACGATAGGATTGGTTCTCTGATCTCAAGAGCCGAGCGGATGTTAAGTTCTCCATCATTTGCTGTCAGTGAAGCGGTAAAAGAGCTCAATACTTCAGCAGACACAGAAGAGGCGCTGGACGCAGACCGGTCCTGGGACAATCCGCCGGTAGCATT TAAATCTCCAGTGCCAGTGGGCATCGCTGAAGAGCCGCCAGCAGCTGAGGATCTACAGAGGAGTAAG TCTGCAGCATCCAGATCTTCCGGCTACAGCAGCAGGAATCATCCCGGTCCAGTGGAGGCGCTCAAACACATGCTGTATCGCCTGCAGGCCGTCGAACagaaaatcagccaatcacagcacagtATTACAGATTCAGCAGAAACAGCAGAGCAG GAAACGGAAGCGGTGGATGCTGGAAGTGGCGAGTCTTTACAAAG AGCTCTTCATCATCTGGACCGGCTGAAAACACTGGTGGATGATATGAATGATAGGAAGGGCAGAGCAGGGAATGATGGGATCGACTCTACAGACTGCACTAGAATCAGCACGTAG